In a single window of the Amycolatopsis sp. cg5 genome:
- a CDS encoding PD-(D/E)XK nuclease family protein — protein sequence MSATDTGTTGCPHAQAHKARHGTVFPVTALAEFTLGPLMDALNLAEFANRADADVVESLTRTRGTFGADRPPAHAGLIRWSIDAFRNYRAAWRAHQAAVSELVPVRSAWKITHRRNAADQRRVSRYEQTCWGRRYRSVDDSVREMWLLSLSAPMERREIVTLAAANVAAFGGDGVPEKVRVVLFGATSPVVEQVVERTAAQIRDQAQDKVAPKLIEIVDGTARHPGRDCASCPDVPACPALAAADLLPDVPPAPGPRRTLSVTDLRYYRSCPAKYHLRRQLKLRDTGLVESRPVLVGRAVDETLRKRHTSGARRCRPDDAPGGDVATLLEDDRRTALEMLARHAALCPFPDVDEVPDDQHRFLVAHDSRLDVVFGGTPDLFYRRGDCWVWRETKTSRRRLRRDRSLLREVPQLALATLILSARVPEGSPRGSRIELEQLRPDGCALEEVDPTDPALVAEAREVIGELVEPVLRDTAFVPAPGADCAKCEVRRWCAPGVEYLTANRRYAS from the coding sequence GTGAGCGCGACCGACACCGGCACCACAGGCTGCCCCCATGCACAGGCGCACAAAGCCCGGCACGGAACGGTTTTCCCAGTGACAGCGTTGGCCGAGTTCACTCTGGGCCCGCTCATGGACGCGCTGAACCTGGCCGAATTCGCGAACCGGGCCGACGCGGACGTTGTCGAATCACTCACCCGAACCCGCGGCACGTTCGGAGCCGACCGGCCACCCGCACACGCCGGGCTGATCCGGTGGTCGATCGATGCCTTCCGGAACTACCGCGCCGCATGGCGTGCCCACCAGGCCGCCGTGTCAGAGCTAGTTCCAGTGAGGTCCGCGTGGAAGATCACCCATCGCCGTAACGCGGCGGACCAGCGCAGGGTGAGCCGGTACGAGCAGACGTGCTGGGGGCGCCGGTACCGGTCAGTCGACGACTCCGTCCGGGAAATGTGGCTGCTAAGCCTGTCCGCTCCGATGGAGCGGCGCGAAATCGTCACCCTGGCCGCCGCCAATGTGGCCGCGTTCGGCGGGGATGGTGTCCCAGAAAAGGTTCGCGTCGTCCTGTTCGGGGCGACGTCTCCGGTCGTAGAGCAGGTGGTGGAACGGACAGCCGCGCAAATCCGCGATCAAGCACAAGACAAGGTCGCACCGAAACTCATCGAGATCGTCGATGGCACCGCACGGCATCCCGGCCGTGACTGCGCTTCGTGCCCCGACGTCCCTGCTTGCCCCGCCCTCGCGGCCGCCGACCTTCTGCCGGATGTCCCGCCTGCGCCTGGGCCACGGCGGACGCTGTCGGTCACCGACCTGCGCTACTATCGGAGCTGTCCGGCGAAATATCATCTGCGGCGGCAACTGAAGCTCCGCGACACCGGGCTCGTCGAAAGCAGGCCGGTGCTCGTTGGGCGCGCAGTCGACGAGACCTTGCGGAAACGGCACACTAGCGGCGCACGCCGCTGCCGACCAGACGACGCGCCAGGTGGGGATGTCGCGACGCTCCTGGAGGACGATCGACGGACCGCGCTGGAGATGCTCGCCAGGCACGCGGCGTTGTGCCCGTTCCCGGACGTCGATGAGGTGCCAGACGACCAGCACCGGTTTCTGGTCGCCCACGACTCGAGGCTGGACGTGGTCTTCGGTGGTACCCCCGACCTCTTTTACCGGCGGGGCGACTGCTGGGTATGGCGGGAGACCAAGACGTCGCGGCGCCGACTGCGCCGCGACCGATCGTTGCTGCGCGAAGTACCCCAGCTGGCATTGGCGACCCTGATCCTGTCCGCCCGGGTACCGGAGGGCTCGCCGAGAGGATCGAGGATCGAGCTCGAGCAGCTGCGGCCCGACGGGTGCGCCCTCGAAGAGGTGGACCCAACCGACCCGGCCCTGGTGGCGGAGGCCCGGGAAGTCATCGGCGAGCTGGTGGAACCAGTTCTGCGCGACACAGCGTTTGTGCCGGCGCCCGGTGCCGACTGCGCGAAGTGTGAGGTCCGCCGATGGTGCGCACCGGGTGTCGAGTACCTGACCGCAAACCGGCGATACGCGTCGTGA
- a CDS encoding serine/threonine-protein kinase → MTSAGDWAGSALVHGVVLGQRFQVNGPAGKGGMGTAFFATDLEFRKQVVVKVPQLPFTAERDPEAWRRITRRFAREGRHLSKVEHPNIPVVVDVGEHGSVPYLVMTCIRGIELTEYRVRTVPRPAEFAAIGTAVAGALAACHENGIVHRDLKPENLLVGENGVVYVIDFGIALSFDKETSRYTRNFVGTDAYAAPERFLGGEQVAQSDLYSLGCVFYHLLTGRAPFVEDGEKTLEKQHLYDLPTPPSRFSSGVLPELEELTLALLAKNIGDRPGINDVHAVLLPHLPEVGAPEPNPVVQPDVTIPYRTPEAVRAPEAPARARVESVRPFRARRRRDFLTEADITATLQQVTAAHEGGEHAAAMHMLTELHSRAIETFGKGNPKVDAIERALNKLEQQ, encoded by the coding sequence ATGACGAGTGCGGGGGACTGGGCCGGGTCCGCGTTGGTGCATGGCGTGGTTCTCGGCCAGCGGTTTCAGGTGAACGGGCCAGCGGGAAAGGGGGGAATGGGCACGGCGTTCTTTGCGACTGACCTTGAGTTTCGCAAGCAGGTAGTCGTAAAGGTCCCACAGCTGCCGTTCACGGCCGAGCGGGATCCCGAGGCATGGCGGCGGATCACGCGTAGGTTCGCTCGCGAGGGTCGTCACCTGAGCAAGGTCGAGCACCCGAACATCCCGGTAGTGGTCGACGTCGGAGAACATGGTTCGGTTCCGTACCTGGTCATGACCTGCATCCGTGGAATCGAGCTGACCGAGTACCGCGTACGTACCGTCCCACGGCCCGCGGAATTCGCCGCGATCGGCACGGCGGTGGCGGGCGCGCTGGCCGCTTGCCACGAGAACGGCATCGTGCACCGCGACCTGAAGCCTGAGAACCTTCTGGTCGGCGAGAACGGCGTCGTCTACGTGATCGACTTCGGGATCGCCTTGTCGTTCGACAAGGAAACGTCGAGGTACACGAGGAATTTCGTCGGGACCGACGCCTACGCGGCGCCGGAACGGTTCCTGGGCGGTGAGCAGGTCGCGCAGTCGGACCTGTACAGCCTCGGCTGCGTGTTCTATCACCTGTTGACCGGGCGGGCCCCGTTCGTCGAGGACGGCGAGAAAACACTCGAGAAGCAGCATCTATATGATCTGCCGACACCGCCATCGCGGTTCAGTAGCGGAGTGCTTCCAGAACTGGAAGAGCTCACTTTGGCTTTGCTGGCAAAGAACATCGGTGACCGGCCGGGAATCAACGACGTCCATGCGGTGCTGCTGCCGCATCTGCCGGAGGTCGGCGCACCCGAGCCCAACCCCGTAGTCCAGCCCGACGTGACGATCCCCTACCGCACCCCAGAGGCTGTCCGCGCGCCCGAGGCGCCGGCCCGTGCTCGAGTGGAATCCGTCCGCCCGTTCCGCGCCCGACGGCGGCGCGACTTCCTTACTGAAGCCGACATCACGGCGACTCTCCAACAGGTCACTGCCGCCCACGAGGGCGGCGAACACGCGGCCGCCATGCACATGCTGACCGAGCTGCACTCCCGGGCGATCGAGACGTTCGGGAAGGGTAACCCCAAGGTGGACGCGATCGAGCGGGCATTGAACAAATTGGAGCAGCAGTGA
- a CDS encoding pPIWI_RE module domain-containing protein gives MAPRYTTIRRAAYEPVADGNGLTADFHTLEFPESLATQVLDLANLGRTGRARLQAPPTRQLDSLLQALDVRLGVLPRPVAAGEGSRTWLYCPADAGEPLRVPILLRLLEFWIEKIGADHPREANQVCQALRAEPPAWKKQRVSLTRCDVSDGGTAHPTALQYLLTTQHFANRLQEHVPYDSGGQVLRFRSVARQSRQQGAELMSQPLFYDNEHGRWWFSVTVAVTLHTVPFRAQPRVHLHFGVRRWATNPDPETGLVRLGYRRDSAVYLRPVTAWLPGAPASERFSVAYVTSRDEGPEWRHGDPAKLMAKVASGRRSFPDPAGLLGEPERWFTGDRGVDALIAYSTPMGKHGVGAGFMSDERSRLVEWAELALLPDLARVPDLTRSSLSANKPANVRRGGSTERTAAAKVELRRARRTSLAALYSDWSGTPEFAARLLWRTETTREQAITALIDVLGLEGDGGASEVSAGAHDRSGRGEPVVLRWETPGLVVTLSCLRLDNGLTDSLGVSREPVRDLADRAAQALAKRRADMGEFLAKNGADAAVPTVALVEIHGRTVFRGRNDPKFALRLGAADSGVVTQFVTTPGTKRAKKALPAAAESSWLDALRQLGATVMPRTDIPAGLPDGIQYLAVWMATKARGATDRSAKGKFPVAVLVRTGASKPDEILAWDAEAVEGMGAWITYPRYLTRLPALAAVAAHDLTGVGDHDEPWLDSSRTRDEQRSATEEFMHQVLSSAEVRGIPTALLVDAQNIRNLWTWVQDAEVRQDLIRTGIAPAGRPNPWLRLVRIRTGERRETPQWWGLAAEDGVNGLPANLWTSTGPEYERIFYSTTPKASTAQTSAVEAHKLQTRPIRRGERAGEPTIDVDRPAWNPGLVEIAVLGCHLDAGDSPAALAMAVHQLRQAPDYRDALSRPLPLHLARKAQEYILPMRDVNADDGDPETVGS, from the coding sequence TTGGCTCCGCGCTACACCACGATCCGCAGGGCCGCCTATGAGCCCGTGGCGGACGGTAACGGGCTCACCGCAGACTTCCACACACTGGAGTTTCCCGAGTCTCTTGCCACGCAAGTGCTCGATCTGGCCAACCTCGGCCGGACGGGGCGGGCCCGCCTGCAGGCACCGCCGACCCGCCAGTTGGATTCCCTGCTCCAAGCGCTGGACGTACGGCTCGGCGTGCTGCCGCGTCCGGTCGCAGCAGGCGAGGGTTCGCGGACCTGGCTGTACTGCCCGGCCGATGCGGGCGAGCCACTGCGGGTCCCGATCCTGCTCCGGCTGTTGGAGTTCTGGATCGAAAAGATCGGCGCGGACCATCCGAGAGAGGCGAATCAGGTCTGCCAGGCGTTGCGCGCCGAGCCTCCGGCATGGAAGAAACAGCGGGTTTCGCTGACGCGGTGCGACGTCAGCGACGGCGGAACCGCGCACCCGACCGCGCTCCAGTACCTGCTCACCACTCAGCACTTCGCCAACCGGCTCCAGGAGCACGTGCCGTACGACTCCGGTGGGCAGGTGCTGCGCTTTCGGTCCGTCGCCCGGCAATCCCGTCAGCAGGGCGCGGAGCTGATGTCCCAGCCGCTGTTCTATGACAACGAGCACGGGAGGTGGTGGTTCTCGGTCACCGTCGCCGTCACCCTCCACACGGTGCCGTTCCGCGCCCAGCCACGGGTGCACCTGCACTTCGGGGTGCGCCGGTGGGCGACGAATCCCGACCCGGAGACCGGGTTGGTGCGCCTGGGGTACCGCCGGGACAGCGCCGTCTACCTGCGTCCGGTGACAGCTTGGCTGCCCGGGGCTCCTGCGAGCGAGCGCTTCAGCGTCGCGTACGTGACCTCACGCGACGAAGGCCCCGAGTGGCGACACGGTGATCCGGCGAAACTGATGGCGAAGGTCGCGAGCGGACGGCGGTCATTTCCGGATCCCGCCGGTCTTCTCGGCGAGCCCGAACGGTGGTTCACAGGGGACCGTGGCGTCGACGCGCTGATCGCGTACAGCACGCCGATGGGCAAACACGGCGTCGGCGCCGGCTTCATGTCCGACGAACGCTCCCGCCTGGTCGAATGGGCCGAGCTGGCCCTCTTGCCGGATCTGGCCAGGGTCCCCGACCTCACCCGATCGAGCCTGTCCGCGAACAAGCCGGCCAATGTTCGCCGAGGTGGGTCCACCGAACGAACGGCAGCGGCCAAGGTCGAGCTGCGCCGCGCCCGAAGGACGTCTTTGGCGGCGCTGTACTCAGATTGGTCCGGCACGCCGGAGTTCGCGGCCCGACTGCTCTGGCGTACCGAGACGACGCGTGAACAGGCGATCACCGCACTCATCGATGTGCTCGGTCTCGAAGGGGACGGCGGGGCGAGCGAGGTGAGCGCCGGCGCCCACGATCGCAGCGGCCGAGGCGAGCCCGTAGTGCTGCGGTGGGAGACGCCGGGGCTGGTAGTGACGTTGAGCTGTCTTCGGCTTGACAACGGCCTGACGGACAGCCTGGGCGTTTCCCGAGAACCGGTGCGAGACCTGGCCGACCGTGCCGCCCAGGCGCTGGCCAAGCGCCGGGCGGACATGGGCGAGTTCCTCGCCAAGAACGGTGCGGACGCCGCGGTTCCTACGGTCGCGCTAGTCGAAATCCATGGCCGCACCGTGTTCCGCGGCCGCAACGATCCCAAGTTCGCGTTACGTCTCGGCGCGGCGGACAGCGGAGTCGTTACCCAATTCGTCACCACTCCCGGCACAAAGCGCGCGAAGAAAGCCCTCCCCGCTGCGGCCGAGTCGTCGTGGCTGGACGCGCTGCGGCAGCTAGGGGCGACGGTGATGCCGCGCACAGACATCCCAGCCGGTCTGCCCGACGGCATCCAGTACCTCGCAGTGTGGATGGCGACCAAGGCGCGCGGCGCGACCGATCGATCGGCCAAGGGCAAGTTCCCGGTCGCGGTTCTAGTACGCACCGGCGCGAGTAAGCCCGACGAAATCCTGGCTTGGGACGCCGAAGCCGTCGAAGGGATGGGAGCGTGGATCACCTACCCGCGCTACCTGACCCGGTTACCCGCCCTCGCCGCGGTCGCCGCGCACGACCTGACCGGTGTCGGCGACCACGACGAGCCGTGGCTCGACTCGTCACGCACCCGGGACGAGCAACGGTCCGCCACCGAGGAATTCATGCACCAGGTGCTCTCATCAGCCGAGGTCAGGGGCATCCCGACGGCGCTCCTCGTCGACGCGCAGAATATCCGGAACCTCTGGACGTGGGTGCAGGACGCGGAGGTCCGGCAGGATCTCATCCGCACCGGCATCGCGCCGGCCGGGCGGCCGAATCCGTGGCTGCGGCTGGTCCGGATCCGTACTGGGGAACGGCGGGAGACCCCACAGTGGTGGGGCCTCGCCGCCGAGGATGGAGTGAACGGCCTGCCAGCCAACTTGTGGACGAGCACCGGTCCGGAGTACGAGAGGATCTTCTACAGCACCACGCCGAAGGCATCCACCGCGCAAACTTCCGCTGTGGAGGCGCACAAGTTACAAACTCGGCCGATCCGTCGGGGCGAGCGGGCCGGCGAGCCGACGATCGATGTCGACCGCCCCGCCTGGAACCCCGGCCTCGTCGAAATCGCGGTGCTCGGCTGCCATCTCGATGCCGGGGACTCCCCGGCTGCCCTGGCCATGGCCGTTCACCAGCTGAGGCAGGCACCCGACTACCGCGACGCCCTCAGCCGGCCACTGCCTCTGCACCTCGCTCGGAAGGCACAGGAGTACATCCTGCCGATGCGGGACGTTAATGCGGACGACGGCGACCCCGAAACAGTGGGGAGCTGA